From a region of the Dictyostelium discoideum AX4 chromosome 2 chromosome, whole genome shotgun sequence genome:
- a CDS encoding hypothetical protein (ABL-PHILIN 2), producing MSKLNIKGIVKRCDDYGKLVNRYCGPVFVGFATSLITLIAITYFTIIFPATSDFSNLFFIFNFFCDLSISLFLTYGIYFNYIKAIITKPGYPNLNSTLINNINSNINNSNNNKDKDKILIIDNVKWSYCKKCSKAKPPRCHHCSVCDKCVLKMDHHCPWIGGCVGFYNYRYFFLFLSYLWVSVCYVLAHSLPLLFGGYLYSKKYTEIDRLLVIISSIGSFITFVAVGSFGGFHAYLIGSGQTSIENLYPPKKRPNYSLTSIKDNFQIVLGKGDYWFSGLLPINYTPIGNGCDFKLNISNEDNNKNNENNENNENNEIDNHNNNNNNNNNNNNNEKEDNINENDNLISYDTDEYNRHKK from the exons AtgtcaaaattaaatattaaaggaATAGTTAAAAGATGTGATGATTATGGAAAATTAGTGAATAGATATTGTGGACCAGTTTTTGTTGGATTTGCAACATCATTAATAACATTAATTGCAATCACCTATTTCACAATTATATTTCCAGCAACAtctgatttttcaaatttatttttcattttcaatttcttttgtgACCTTAGTATTTCATTATTCCTTACCTATGgtatttatttcaattatataAAAGCAATTATAACAAAACCTGGTtatccaaatttaaattcaactttaataaat aatataaatagcaatataaataatagtaataataataaagataaagataaaatattgataattgataatgttaAATGGAGTTATTGTAAGAAATGTTCAAAAGCTAAACCACCTAGATGTCATCATTGTAGTGTTTGCGATAAATGTGTTTTAAAGATGGATCACCATTGCCCATGGATTGGTGGTTGTGTTGGTTTCTATAATTACagatatttctttttatttttatcatatcTTTGGGTATCAGTTTGTTATGTATTAGCTCATTCTTTacctttattatttggtggtTATTTA tatAGTAAAAAATATACAGAAATTGATAGATTATTAGTTATTATATCATCAATTGGAAGTTTCATAACATTTGTTGCAGTTGGATCATTTGGTGGTTTTCATGCTTATTTAATTGGTAGTGGTCAaacatcaattgaaaatttatatcCTCCAAAAAAGAGACCAAATTATAGTTTAActtcaattaaagataattttcaaatagtTTTAGGTAAAGGTGATTATTGGTTCAGTGGTTTATTACCAATAAATTATACTCCAATTGGTAATGGCTGTGATTTTAAactaaatatttcaaatgaagataataataaaaataatgaaaataatgaaaataatgaaaataatgaaattgacaatcataataataataataataataataataataataataataatgaaaaagaagataatattaatgaaaatgataatttaataagcTATGATACTGATGAATATAATAGgcataaaaaataa